From Micromonospora echinospora, one genomic window encodes:
- a CDS encoding endonuclease/exonuclease/phosphatase family protein, which yields MLRVMTWNVRTGGRDRTADRRDRLVRVVGEQWPDVLALQELRGFDAPGVAERFGDAVGMRAHLARSWFGQPVAVLVRPPWRVLTAAPVRRPFHHAAQRVTLATADAGPLTVVSAHLDPYCGWRRRLEAGWLAAALRRAPGESALLAGDLNTLEPGVDHRARIARLPATYRRRHLRRDGRTVETRAVARLHRAGLVDLFTRAGSGEPETAPTRYGGGAEFSGMRLDYLFGTPAPAARARDCRVVRGGATEYASDHYPVVVDLDLTPA from the coding sequence ATGCTGCGGGTGATGACCTGGAACGTCCGCACCGGCGGCCGGGACCGCACCGCCGACCGCCGGGACCGGCTGGTCCGGGTCGTCGGCGAGCAGTGGCCGGACGTCCTCGCCCTCCAGGAGCTGCGCGGCTTCGACGCGCCCGGTGTGGCGGAGCGCTTCGGCGACGCGGTGGGGATGCGGGCGCACCTGGCCCGGAGCTGGTTCGGCCAGCCGGTGGCGGTGCTGGTCCGCCCGCCGTGGCGGGTGCTCACCGCCGCCCCGGTGCGCCGGCCGTTCCACCACGCCGCGCAGCGGGTCACCCTGGCCACCGCCGACGCCGGACCGTTGACCGTGGTCAGCGCCCATCTGGACCCGTACTGCGGGTGGCGACGCCGGCTGGAGGCGGGCTGGCTGGCCGCCGCGCTGCGCCGGGCGCCGGGGGAGTCCGCGCTGCTCGCCGGGGACCTGAACACCCTCGAACCGGGCGTCGACCACCGGGCGCGGATCGCCCGGCTGCCGGCGACGTACCGGCGGCGGCACCTGCGCCGCGACGGTCGGACGGTGGAGACCCGCGCGGTGGCCCGGCTGCACCGGGCCGGCCTGGTCGACCTGTTCACCCGCGCCGGGTCGGGGGAGCCGGAGACCGCCCCGACCCGGTACGGCGGGGGCGCGGAGTTCTCGGGGATGCGCCTGGACTACCTGTTCGGCACGCCCGCGCCGGCCGCCCGCGCCCGTGACTGCCGGGTGGTGCGGGGCGGCGCGACCGAGTACGCCTCCGACCACTACCCGGTCGTCGTGGACCTCGACCTCACCCCGGCCTGA
- a CDS encoding HTH domain-containing protein, with the protein MSQATELAAAAGSADPRVGLRAVLALRRLLERLEVVQVDNARRAGWSWQEIADALEVSRQAVHKKHAGRPAVEHSWEA; encoded by the coding sequence ATGAGTCAGGCGACGGAACTCGCGGCCGCGGCCGGCAGCGCCGACCCCCGGGTCGGGCTGCGGGCCGTGCTCGCCCTGCGCCGGCTGCTGGAGCGGTTGGAGGTGGTCCAGGTGGACAACGCCCGACGGGCGGGCTGGTCCTGGCAGGAGATCGCCGACGCGCTCGAGGTCAGCCGGCAGGCGGTCCACAAGAAGCACGCCGGACGTCCGGCGGTCGAGCACTCCTGGGAGGCGTGA
- a CDS encoding diacylglycerol/lipid kinase family protein, whose protein sequence is MDAGKGGRRGADRRGLRSAVVVNPVKVADLDELRRVVDETLTAAGWSEPLWYETTVEDPGRGQTEKAVAAGVDVVFACGGDGTVMSCVSGLVGTEVALAVLPQGTGNLLAANLGLSGDLAAGLEVAVEQGRRRLDVGAVDGHHFVVMAGMGFDAQMLADTSETTKARIGWPAYVVGAARHLRDRPMKVSIRVDDRPPLRRRAKSVLVANVGRLQGGVTLLTEAEPDDGYLDVAVLTPRTLRQWLELGWAVVRRRDRVPRMEVLRCRRVEITSNRAQPRELDGDLIEPGRSLRAEIRPGALWLCVPRPAQAPDLTEDADAVAERGERRVEEARGE, encoded by the coding sequence GTGGATGCTGGAAAGGGTGGACGGCGCGGGGCGGACCGGCGCGGGCTGCGGTCCGCCGTGGTGGTCAACCCGGTCAAGGTCGCCGATCTCGACGAGCTGCGGCGCGTCGTCGACGAGACCCTGACCGCCGCCGGCTGGTCCGAGCCGCTCTGGTACGAGACCACCGTCGAGGACCCGGGACGCGGCCAGACCGAGAAGGCCGTCGCGGCCGGCGTGGACGTCGTCTTCGCCTGCGGCGGTGACGGCACCGTGATGTCCTGCGTGAGCGGGTTGGTCGGCACCGAGGTGGCCCTGGCCGTGCTGCCGCAGGGCACCGGCAACCTGCTCGCGGCGAACCTCGGTCTCTCCGGCGACCTCGCCGCCGGACTGGAGGTGGCCGTCGAGCAGGGACGCCGCCGACTCGACGTGGGGGCCGTCGACGGGCACCACTTCGTGGTGATGGCCGGGATGGGCTTCGACGCCCAGATGCTCGCCGACACCTCCGAGACCACCAAGGCGCGCATCGGCTGGCCGGCGTACGTGGTGGGTGCCGCCCGCCACCTGCGGGACCGGCCGATGAAGGTCAGCATCCGGGTGGACGACCGGCCTCCGCTGCGCCGCCGTGCCAAGTCGGTGCTGGTCGCCAACGTCGGGCGGCTCCAGGGCGGGGTGACCCTGTTGACCGAGGCGGAACCGGACGACGGCTACCTCGACGTGGCTGTGCTCACCCCGCGCACGCTGCGGCAGTGGCTGGAACTCGGCTGGGCGGTGGTGCGCCGCCGCGACCGGGTGCCCCGGATGGAGGTCCTCCGGTGCCGACGCGTCGAGATCACCAGCAACCGCGCGCAGCCCCGGGAACTCGACGGCGACCTGATCGAACCCGGCCGGTCACTGCGGGCGGAGATCCGCCCCGGGGCGCTGTGGCTCTGCGTACCGCGCCCGGCGCAGGCGCCCGACCTGACCGAGGACGCGGACGCGGTGGCGGAGCGGGGTGAACGCCGGGTCGAGGAGGCACGCGGTGAGTAG
- a CDS encoding alpha/beta fold hydrolase, with translation MRTTGPAPDRFGWTQLRVALAAPRPAAGLTSEWRLVNGIRTHCRRSPGPADGRLPVLLVHGLAVSHRYLTPLATALAPMHPVYVPDLPGFGLSGPPPRPYDAVRHAAHLAAWLAAYDLGPVCVFGHSFGAEVAAALAARHPDRVRAVVLAGPTSDPAARSGWGQVRRWLVDTTREGALQLPVLLRDVRDAGPHRVYATLTHSVRNPVETDLARIIAPTLVLAGARDPIVPPAWRETVARLVPTAEPVTVPGAAHNVATTAPARVADAVRAFLTRPDLLDGQVDTHAHR, from the coding sequence GTGCGGACGACCGGTCCGGCACCGGACCGGTTCGGGTGGACACAGCTACGGGTCGCGCTGGCCGCGCCGCGCCCGGCCGCCGGGCTGACCAGCGAGTGGCGGCTGGTGAACGGCATCCGCACGCACTGCCGGCGGTCCCCCGGCCCAGCCGACGGGCGACTGCCCGTCCTGCTGGTGCACGGTCTCGCCGTCTCGCACCGGTACCTCACCCCGCTCGCCACCGCCCTCGCTCCCATGCACCCGGTCTACGTGCCGGACCTGCCCGGCTTCGGGTTGAGCGGCCCGCCCCCACGGCCGTACGACGCGGTCCGGCACGCGGCGCACCTGGCCGCCTGGCTGGCGGCGTACGACCTGGGGCCGGTTTGCGTCTTCGGGCACTCCTTCGGCGCGGAGGTGGCGGCGGCGCTCGCCGCCCGGCACCCCGACAGGGTGCGGGCGGTGGTGCTGGCCGGGCCGACCAGCGACCCGGCCGCCCGGTCCGGGTGGGGGCAGGTCCGCCGCTGGCTGGTGGACACCACCCGCGAGGGCGCGCTGCAACTTCCGGTGCTGCTCCGCGACGTCCGCGACGCCGGCCCGCACCGGGTGTACGCCACACTGACGCACTCGGTACGCAATCCGGTGGAGACCGACCTGGCTCGGATCATCGCGCCCACCCTGGTGCTCGCCGGCGCGCGGGACCCGATCGTGCCGCCCGCCTGGCGGGAGACGGTCGCCCGGCTGGTCCCCACGGCGGAACCGGTGACCGTGCCCGGGGCCGCGCACAATGTCGCCACCACGGCACCGGCACGGGTGGCCGACGCGGTCCGCGCCTTCCTCACCCGACCCGACCTCCTCGACGGACAGGTGGACACCCATGCGCATCGGTAA
- a CDS encoding cellulase family glycosylhydrolase — protein MKTRLSVVAATLLAFVVSLVAFGGQPAHAATGFTVANGKLYDANGAEFVMRGVNHAHTWYTHQTSSFANIKALGANTVRVVLSSGQRWTKNETADVANVISLCKQNRLICVLEVHDTTGYGEQAGAATLAQAVDYWISVQSALTGQEKYVIVNIGNEPYGNQNYSGWATDTANAIKRLRTAGFAHTIMVDGPNWGQDWTYTMRDNAASVFAADPAKNTVFSIHMYGVFNTAAKISDYLGRFRTAGLPIVVGEFGHNHSDGDPDEDAILSYSQANGIGYLGWSWSGNGGGVEYLDMAINFDPANLSSWGQRIFNGANGIKQTAKEATVFGSTPPTTPPPTTPPPTTPPPTTPPPTTPPPTTPPPGGCTATYTVTGSWQGGFQGEVKVTAGSAAIRGWTVNWTFANGQTVTQSWNATVTSSGSAVTARNVAYNGNLGAGASTTFGFIGATSGGNTAPTPTCTAA, from the coding sequence ATGAAGACACGACTCTCCGTCGTCGCCGCCACCCTGCTCGCGTTCGTCGTGAGCCTGGTGGCTTTCGGTGGACAGCCGGCGCACGCCGCGACCGGGTTCACCGTCGCCAACGGCAAGCTCTACGACGCCAACGGCGCGGAATTCGTCATGCGCGGCGTCAACCACGCCCACACCTGGTACACCCACCAGACCAGCTCCTTCGCCAACATCAAGGCGCTCGGCGCGAACACCGTCAGGGTGGTGCTCTCCAGCGGCCAGCGCTGGACCAAGAACGAGACCGCCGACGTCGCCAACGTCATCTCGCTCTGCAAGCAGAACCGCCTGATCTGCGTGCTGGAGGTGCACGACACCACCGGCTACGGCGAGCAGGCCGGCGCGGCCACCCTGGCCCAGGCGGTCGACTACTGGATCAGCGTCCAGTCGGCCCTGACCGGCCAGGAGAAGTACGTCATCGTCAACATCGGCAACGAGCCGTACGGCAACCAGAACTACAGCGGCTGGGCGACCGACACCGCCAACGCGATCAAGCGGCTGCGCACCGCCGGGTTCGCGCACACCATCATGGTGGACGGGCCGAACTGGGGCCAGGACTGGACGTACACCATGCGGGACAACGCGGCGTCGGTCTTCGCGGCCGACCCGGCGAAGAACACCGTCTTCTCCATCCACATGTACGGCGTGTTCAACACCGCCGCGAAGATCAGCGACTACCTCGGCCGGTTCCGGACCGCCGGACTGCCCATCGTGGTCGGCGAGTTCGGCCACAACCACTCCGACGGCGACCCGGACGAGGACGCCATCCTCTCCTACAGCCAGGCCAACGGCATCGGCTACCTGGGCTGGTCGTGGAGCGGCAACGGCGGTGGCGTCGAGTACCTCGACATGGCCATCAACTTCGACCCGGCCAACCTCAGCAGCTGGGGACAGCGGATCTTCAACGGGGCCAACGGCATCAAGCAGACCGCGAAGGAGGCGACCGTCTTCGGCAGCACCCCGCCGACGACTCCGCCGCCGACCACCCCGCCGCCCACGACCCCGCCGCCCACCACCCCTCCGCCCACCACGCCGCCGCCGACCACGCCGCCGCCGGGCGGCTGCACGGCGACGTACACGGTGACCGGCTCGTGGCAGGGCGGCTTCCAGGGTGAGGTCAAGGTGACCGCCGGCTCCGCCGCCATCCGTGGCTGGACGGTGAACTGGACCTTCGCCAACGGCCAGACGGTCACCCAGTCCTGGAACGCCACGGTGACCAGCAGCGGCTCGGCCGTGACCGCCCGCAACGTCGCATACA
- a CDS encoding TIGR03557 family F420-dependent LLM class oxidoreductase, with translation MVNVGYTLMCEQAGPKQLVDYAVRAEAAGFDQLVISDHYYPWLDSQGHSPYAWSVLGAVAHATSRAELMSFVTCPIRRYHPAVVAQKASTVGVLSDGRFTLGLGAGENLNEHVVGGWPHVQQRHEMFEEALQIIRPLLNGETLTFSGNHYDVPDAYVWDRPERPVPMAIAASGRQSATLAAEYGNGIVATEPDRHIIQMYDDAGGAGQPRYGQVAICYGPDEAECRKIVHDQFRWFGLGWKVNAELPGPDSFEAASQYVREEDVAEGIPCGPDVDRHVEAFKKFVDAGFSHVAVVQVGGDSQPMFLDWAREELLPRLRDL, from the coding sequence ATGGTCAACGTCGGCTACACCCTGATGTGCGAGCAGGCCGGCCCGAAGCAGCTGGTCGACTACGCGGTACGGGCGGAGGCGGCCGGCTTCGACCAGCTCGTCATCTCCGACCACTACTACCCGTGGCTGGACTCGCAGGGCCACTCGCCGTACGCCTGGTCGGTGCTCGGCGCGGTCGCGCACGCCACCAGCCGGGCGGAGCTGATGTCCTTCGTGACCTGCCCGATCCGGCGCTACCACCCGGCCGTGGTGGCGCAGAAGGCCAGCACCGTCGGCGTCCTCTCCGACGGCCGGTTCACCCTCGGCCTCGGAGCCGGGGAGAACCTCAACGAGCACGTGGTCGGCGGCTGGCCGCACGTGCAACAGCGGCACGAGATGTTCGAGGAGGCGTTGCAGATCATCCGGCCGCTGCTCAACGGCGAGACGCTGACCTTCTCCGGCAACCACTACGACGTGCCCGACGCGTACGTGTGGGACCGGCCGGAGCGTCCGGTGCCGATGGCCATCGCCGCCTCCGGCCGGCAGTCCGCCACCCTCGCCGCCGAATACGGCAACGGCATCGTCGCCACCGAGCCGGACCGGCACATCATCCAGATGTACGACGACGCGGGCGGCGCGGGCCAGCCCCGCTACGGGCAGGTGGCGATCTGCTACGGCCCGGACGAGGCCGAGTGCCGCAAGATCGTGCACGACCAGTTCCGCTGGTTCGGCCTGGGCTGGAAGGTCAACGCCGAGCTGCCCGGCCCGGACTCGTTCGAGGCGGCCAGCCAGTACGTCCGGGAGGAGGACGTCGCCGAGGGCATCCCCTGCGGCCCGGACGTCGACCGGCACGTGGAGGCGTTCAAGAAGTTCGTCGACGCCGGCTTCAGCCACGTCGCCGTCGTCCAGGTGGGCGGGGACAGCCAGCCGATGTTCCTGGACTGGGCGCGCGAGGAGCTGCTGCCCCGACTGCGCGACCTGTGA
- a CDS encoding YihY/virulence factor BrkB family protein, whose protein sequence is MSSTRIVPETRCMADEELSADDAWHTLRREGSWTLLRDAFVRFRYGDGFSHARAFAFQLCLAVVPFMIALTGLISELGVEEGGEVVADTVLALSPGASDDMVKELLSDRERTERVGELALTLGLLTGLVALTSTMAQIERGANRIYGVERDRPALWKYLRAAVLAVTAGLPALLGFLILVGGGAMGDSVRRHYAWGDVAYGVWSVLRWPLSLGLTVLAVAVLFRHAPRRKQPGLSWLFFGAAIATVLWWLASLLLAGYVAFGDNFGQTYGPLTGMMALLLWANLTGMALFGGLAFAAQLEALRIGVQEPAQPDLWEPDSHREQIHDTGEMTAL, encoded by the coding sequence GTGAGTAGCACCCGGATCGTCCCCGAGACCCGGTGCATGGCGGACGAGGAACTCTCCGCCGACGACGCCTGGCACACCCTGCGCCGCGAGGGCAGCTGGACCCTGCTGCGGGACGCCTTCGTCCGGTTCCGCTACGGCGACGGCTTTAGCCACGCCCGCGCCTTCGCCTTCCAGCTCTGCCTCGCCGTGGTGCCGTTCATGATCGCGCTCACCGGCCTGATCAGCGAACTGGGCGTGGAGGAGGGCGGCGAGGTCGTCGCGGACACCGTCCTCGCGCTCAGCCCCGGCGCGAGCGACGACATGGTCAAGGAACTGCTCAGCGACCGGGAACGCACCGAGCGGGTCGGCGAGCTGGCGCTGACCCTGGGCCTGCTGACCGGACTGGTCGCGCTGACCTCCACCATGGCCCAGATCGAGCGGGGCGCGAACCGGATCTACGGCGTCGAGCGGGACCGCCCGGCACTGTGGAAGTACCTGCGGGCCGCCGTGCTCGCCGTCACCGCCGGCCTGCCGGCGCTGCTCGGTTTCCTCATCCTCGTCGGCGGCGGCGCGATGGGCGACTCGGTACGCCGGCACTACGCCTGGGGCGACGTCGCGTACGGCGTCTGGAGCGTGCTGCGCTGGCCGCTCAGCCTCGGGCTGACCGTCCTCGCCGTCGCCGTGCTGTTCCGGCACGCGCCGCGCCGCAAGCAGCCCGGCCTGTCCTGGCTGTTCTTCGGGGCGGCCATCGCCACCGTGCTCTGGTGGCTGGCCAGCCTGCTGCTCGCCGGCTACGTCGCCTTCGGCGACAACTTCGGGCAGACGTACGGCCCGCTGACCGGAATGATGGCGTTGCTGCTCTGGGCCAACCTGACCGGCATGGCGCTCTTCGGCGGGCTGGCCTTCGCCGCCCAGTTGGAGGCGTTGCGCATCGGCGTGCAGGAGCCCGCCCAACCGGACCTCTGGGAGCCGGACTCGCACCGGGAGCAGATCCACGACACCGGGGAGATGACCGCCCTCTGA
- a CDS encoding phosphatase PAP2 family protein, which yields MTTVREVLRRPLRHFTERSLAGLALVLGAGVAFGVLLVGVRSRWTPLYDVDHGIAAWLNEQIAPHGPLVTVLNAVTDLGGLAVILWLVSVGVVGLLIRRQGRLAVYLLVTGAGALILDPTVKALVDRLRPEVEVPIGTYSGESFPSGHALGSMVAYGALLLVFLPAMSRRWRKPAIALTALVVALIGFTRIALGVHFVSDVLGAWLLGAVWLGVTAYAFRLWRLERGRPAVPIEEGLEPEAAHDVAPAPDEERLLPHPRAGVAELIIGWVLVLGVLYGFGTFVSYHADGTFFATMDRAVPEWFDAQRTPGRDDLSHWWSKVGDTHAILLISLVFCPLVLAVWRRWRPVLFVALTMFGELTLFLASAAAVDRPRPPIENLDGPMPTSSFPSGHIAATLCVWVAIAIVVFPRTDRWWRWVFVGLAVVMPLGVAISRMYRGMHHPTDFMGAMMLTACWVGLLYWVVRPNADVAEGNRPAIESEDVHTLDDELVKAGRVD from the coding sequence GTGACCACGGTCAGAGAGGTTCTACGTCGACCCCTGAGACACTTCACCGAACGGAGCCTCGCCGGACTGGCGCTGGTCCTCGGTGCCGGGGTCGCCTTCGGGGTGTTGCTCGTCGGCGTCCGCAGCCGGTGGACCCCCCTCTACGACGTCGACCACGGCATCGCCGCCTGGCTCAACGAGCAGATCGCCCCGCACGGCCCGCTGGTCACCGTGCTGAACGCGGTCACCGACCTCGGCGGGTTGGCGGTGATCCTCTGGCTGGTGTCGGTCGGCGTGGTCGGCCTGCTGATCCGCAGGCAGGGCCGGCTCGCGGTCTACCTCCTGGTCACCGGGGCCGGCGCGCTCATCCTCGACCCGACGGTCAAGGCCCTGGTCGACCGGCTGCGGCCCGAGGTCGAGGTGCCCATCGGCACCTACTCGGGGGAGAGCTTCCCCAGCGGGCACGCGCTCGGCTCGATGGTGGCGTACGGCGCGCTGCTGCTGGTCTTCCTGCCCGCCATGTCCCGCCGGTGGCGCAAGCCGGCCATCGCGCTCACCGCCCTCGTCGTCGCGCTGATCGGCTTCACCCGGATCGCGCTCGGCGTCCACTTCGTCTCCGACGTGCTCGGCGCCTGGCTGCTCGGCGCGGTCTGGCTCGGCGTCACCGCGTACGCGTTCCGGCTGTGGCGGCTGGAGCGCGGCCGACCGGCCGTACCGATCGAGGAGGGGTTGGAACCGGAGGCCGCGCACGACGTCGCCCCCGCGCCCGACGAGGAGCGGCTGCTGCCCCACCCCCGGGCCGGCGTGGCCGAGCTGATCATCGGCTGGGTGCTGGTGCTCGGCGTGCTCTACGGCTTCGGCACCTTCGTCAGCTACCACGCCGACGGCACCTTCTTCGCCACCATGGACCGCGCCGTGCCGGAGTGGTTCGACGCGCAGCGCACCCCGGGCCGGGACGACCTCAGCCACTGGTGGAGCAAGGTCGGCGACACCCACGCCATCCTGCTGATCTCGTTGGTCTTCTGCCCGCTGGTGCTGGCCGTGTGGCGGCGCTGGCGGCCGGTGCTCTTCGTGGCGCTGACCATGTTCGGTGAGCTGACCCTCTTCCTGGCCAGCGCGGCGGCGGTGGACCGGCCCCGCCCGCCGATCGAGAACCTGGACGGGCCGATGCCCACCTCCTCCTTCCCGTCCGGCCACATCGCCGCGACGCTCTGCGTCTGGGTGGCCATCGCGATCGTCGTGTTCCCGCGCACCGACCGCTGGTGGCGCTGGGTGTTCGTCGGGCTCGCCGTGGTCATGCCGCTCGGGGTGGCGATCTCCCGGATGTACCGGGGCATGCACCACCCGACCGACTTCATGGGCGCGATGATGCTCACCGCGTGCTGGGTGGGCCTGCTCTACTGGGTGGTCCGCCCCAACGCCGACGTGGCCGAGGGCAACCGACCCGCGATCGAGTCGGAGGACGTGCACACCCTCGACGACGAGCTGGTCAAGGCCGGCCGGGTCGACTGA
- a CDS encoding IS110 family transposase, protein MAIVADHYDFVIGVDTHAASHTLALITAGTGAVQQQAQFPTSPAGLRRATAWIQRHTQDTTTLIVIDGAGSYGATFTEQLTAAGLTVAEAPDVPAISRRRHGKSDALDAIAMAQATRSLNINELRWPRATGARTALRVLIVAREQMSGERTRAVNALTALLRTVNLGIDARRALTTTTITTIAAWRTRDENPALAVCRAEAIRLARRIRALDAELAANHTTLHEAVTMQAPQLLDLPGVGAVVAATVLLAWSHPGRIRSEAAFAALAGASPLPASSGNTTRHRLNRGGDRRLNRALYTVALVRMGHDPRTRAYVTRRTAEGRTKREVMRNLKRYISRQLFRTLTAAHTAGTTP, encoded by the coding sequence ATGGCCATCGTCGCAGACCACTACGACTTCGTCATCGGCGTGGACACCCACGCCGCTTCACATACCCTCGCACTCATCACCGCCGGCACCGGCGCAGTCCAGCAGCAGGCCCAGTTCCCTACCAGCCCGGCCGGGCTACGCCGCGCCACCGCCTGGATCCAGCGTCACACCCAGGACACGACAACGCTGATCGTCATCGACGGCGCCGGATCCTACGGCGCCACCTTCACCGAACAGCTCACCGCAGCCGGTTTGACCGTTGCCGAAGCACCCGACGTCCCGGCCATCAGCAGGCGCCGCCACGGCAAGAGCGACGCCCTGGACGCCATCGCGATGGCCCAAGCAACCCGCAGCCTGAACATCAACGAGCTGCGCTGGCCCCGCGCGACCGGTGCCCGCACCGCCCTGCGGGTCCTGATCGTCGCTCGGGAACAGATGAGCGGCGAACGCACCCGAGCCGTCAACGCGTTGACCGCCCTGCTGCGCACCGTCAACCTCGGCATCGACGCCCGCCGCGCCTTGACCACCACGACCATCACCACCATCGCGGCCTGGCGCACCCGAGACGAGAATCCGGCCCTGGCCGTCTGTCGAGCCGAGGCCATCCGCCTGGCCCGGCGCATCCGGGCCCTCGACGCCGAACTCGCCGCCAACCACACCACCCTGCACGAAGCCGTCACCATGCAGGCGCCGCAACTGCTCGACCTGCCCGGCGTCGGCGCCGTCGTCGCCGCGACCGTCCTACTGGCCTGGTCACACCCCGGACGCATCCGCTCCGAGGCCGCGTTCGCCGCCCTGGCCGGCGCATCACCACTACCAGCCTCATCAGGCAACACCACCCGACACCGACTCAACCGCGGCGGCGACCGACGCCTCAACCGAGCCCTCTACACCGTCGCACTGGTCCGCATGGGCCACGACCCCCGCACCCGCGCCTACGTCACCCGCCGCACCGCCGAAGGCCGCACCAAACGCGAGGTCATGCGCAACCTCAAGCGCTACATCAGCAGGCAGCTCTTCCGGACCCTGACCGCCGCCCACACGGCAGGAACCACCCCTTGA